Within Solea solea chromosome 1, fSolSol10.1, whole genome shotgun sequence, the genomic segment GGGAAAACAAAGTTTATCTCTAAAGGAACTCCTGTGTCCGCAAACTGATACTGTGAGATTTTTTACGCAAAATCCGCATTACGCCATCATCacctgtctgtttctgtcacaCACGCGCTCAGATAAAAACGCTACCCCTTGAAgtagctttattttattttgtatttttttaaacaaaatttgAATAAATCTTAAACTTAAACTGGGAAATATTCGATGTGAGAGTTTTTCCATCTCCTCTACCTGCGATTACATCCCAGTGAGGGAGACTATTAAACCTCTGCTCGTACCCGCGccacattttaaatacacagaGGCGCGCTCCCAATGTCTCTGACACGTGGCTCAGTTCAGCTCAGCTCTGAGTGGAAGCGCTGTTGGTCCACAGATGAGATGTCGCCCTGGAGAGTCAGAGCTCCGTCCTGCACATGAACGCACCAGACGCAGCACGGAGTCCTCCGGTTCTGGATTAACAGAACCTTCTTTCTACGCCACGTTGGATTGATCCGCGGATCTGAATCAATGGATTGGTGTTTAAAGGTAATTTTATCGCTCCTACATCAGGGTTAGAGGgtgagagcgagagcgagggagagagcgCGCACGGCGctgagtgagagtgaaagaCAGGAGAGACAGGGGAGAGGGTGGGGAGGGAGGGACAGCGAGGGAAACATATCGCCTCAGCCATGGAGCTCACCATGGAGAACATTCACAGCGTCTCCTCCGCGCACTCTCAGGCGAGAGACCTCATGAGCTCCCCGCACGCGCGGCCATCTCCGTCCCCCATCTCTACTCCACGGAATCTGGTCTCACACGACCCTGGCTCGCGGTCAGCCATGGTCACCGGCATGGCCTCGCTGCTGGAGGGCTCCGGTGGGGACTACCGGACAGACCCGTCTGCACTGTCCGGTCACCTGCACCCGTCCATCAGCATGTGCGAGAGCGGGATGAGCCTCAGCAACACGTACACCACCCTGACCCCTCTGCAGCATCTACCTCCCATATCCACCGTGTCGGATAAGTTTCACCACCCGCACTCACACCATCACGCTGCCGCCGCACACCAACGACTCTCCGCCGGGAACGTGAGCGGCAGCTTCACGCTGATGCGGGACGATCACCGGGGGCTCGCGTCCATGGGCAATCTCTACAGTCACTACCCAAAAGAGATGTCTGTGTCCGGGATGGGCCACGGCTCGCTCTCGCCGCTGTCCAGCGGACTGGGCTCTTTGCACAACTCTCAGCAGCCGCTTTCAGCGTACGGTCCGAGTGCGCACCTCTCCAACGACGCCAAAATGCTCTCTCCGGTGTCAGGGTTCGAGTCCCACGCATCCATGCTATCCCGAAGTGACCAGGAGCACTTGGTGAGGAGTTTAGGGGGTCACGGTCACGGCATGATCTCCAACCTCAACGGCATGCACCACCATCCGCACACTCACCTTCACTCCCAGGCGAATGGCGCTGTGATGCTCGGGGAGCGGGAGAGACACGGCCACGCAGGCGGCGGACATGGAGTAGCAGGGTCGAACATTCAAGCGGAGGAAATCAACACAAAGGAAGTGGCTCAGAGAATTACTGCCGAGTTAAAGCGCTACTCCATCCCGCAGGCCATATTCGCCCAGAGGATCTTGAGCCGGTCGCAGGGAACCCTCTCTGACTTGCTCCGGAACCCCAAACCCTGGAGTAAGCTCAAATCAGGCCGAGAGACCTTCAGGAGGATGTGGAAGTGGCTGCAGGAGCCAGAGTTTCAGCGGATATCTGCTCTCCGACTGGCGGGTAAGATTTACTTACTCTTTTCagcattattattttcacattacaCATAATCGGCCTTTAGTTTGTCAGCcatcaccccctccctcccaccgTCAATTTTCAAACTATAAACAGACACGCCAAACTTGCGCAGGCCTAAAagtttcagcaccatggacagctccAGCACCGGCTCCACCACTGAAACTAAGCGTATTTCCGAAAAACTGAGTCAAATAACTTATTTACTGGTCATAAGAAGATGTTAGGTGTAAATGTTGTTCATTTAAATCTCTGGAAACcaattatataaatgttttcttttgttcacaTTTGCGTGAACCTGGAGATAGTTGCCCTCCCCCGATGCCCCCCACTCTCTGTGTTCGCCACGACAGGGCCAACCAGTTGCGCGCGGGAAGCGGGGTGACCCCAGGCTGCCTGATCAATACGCCAGTTCCCACTCTCCCTTTTAAATGTGGCACACGGATCAATACTCGTATCGGGGGCTGAAAGACGCAATAACCGCACGGCCTCCCCCGGCTTTTCATTAAGCACTCTGATGTAAAAGCTCTAAATTTAGACAGAGTATTTCGCTCAAACTCATTAGtgtgttattcttttttttgttacgcaGCACAGACACGTCATCCACTGTGTTGTTAGTGCACACATGTGAGCAAAGCAGTGGccacaaaaaaacccatcacAGTTTAAATGGCTTACACCAGGATGCAATAGctgtaaataagaataaaaaacagattgtatattaaaaaacaaataaaaaaaaaaaaaacgaaataaaAGAGGAGTAGCTGAGGTCTGTATTATTGTAAATCCAAGTGCAACTCAAGCCAATATGATACCTGGATCTGTTTCAAAGCAACGTTAAGCTGCATGAACACTtctgatgaaatattgattgCAGCTGGGATGGGGATTGGAAACAGggacaagaaaaacacagagaatgttTGAGTTTTGacgctgacaacacacacacacacacacagacacacacgcacacacacacacggtgataTCATAGATTAATGGAAAATGAGCCAGATTTACACTTATTACACTGGTGAAAAAGacctactgtatatgtatgtatgtatgtatggatagatagatagatagatagatagatagatagatagatagatagatagatagatagatagacagatagatagggATGAGTGGCTGAGGCTGTGAGTATCATTAATAGTGTAGCTCTGTCCTTTCAGTGTTTGCCTGGCTTTGCACATAGGAGATCAATATGGCTGTTTCCCCTCACCAACCccctttctccctctttctctctctttctttctctctctttctgcagcATGTGAAAATAATATCACCAATCTTTTGTTAACCTGGCAACAGGCAGCCAGGTTGCTTTGCTACTGTgtcacagaacaaaaacaaaacaaaagatgaatCACAGactggaggaggatgaagagagaaTGAGAGCATGGAATCAAACAATGCACACAGCCATTTCCCATGCTCTCCCTTCCTCCTTCCTCGCTCACCAGCTCCATCTTTAATGTCCAGCAAACTTGCTTGTACCATGAAAGATTCATATCTGGTCTGCCTTTTCTCATATTTTCCTGAAGATTTCAAATGGACCAAATTGGGACGTACAAAACTTCAGTTGGCCCTGCTTAAGTGCAAAGGCGAGAAAAGCAAAACTGACATGTGGAaaaaggagctggaggagccGGGAGATGTCATTGATTGAACGAGGGCAGGCAGGTTTTGGCTTTGTGTGAACAGCCAGATAGAGGCAGGGTAGTGAAAGGATCAATACCGACCTTAATAATTGATAAGTATAAgggagcaggagaggaggaagaaagagagaggcagagagctgGCGCTTGTAACAGCATATTCTAAGTAAGCAAAGTCAGATCTGTGGTTAACGCTTGAGGACCACACAGTCGTATCATTGCCTAAACACCACAGCACAGGGGCATTTTAGTGGTTCTGAGGAGCACTGTTTACATGCAAAACACCTAGCAAAAGAATACAACATCCATTACTGAAAACTCACACCAGGACACGtttaagaagaaagaaaacactgtttatTTAGGGGATTTTAATATTTCCCATGAAATTGGCATGGGGAggctgacacacaaacatgggaaAGATCTTACAGTAGACAAAGAGCATCGGAGCATCCAGGAGCTTATTGAGTTGTAGTAATGAGTGCTTTCTGCTCATGTCAGCGAATCCTTAAAGCAACCCAAGGTTGTGATGTCATTTGATTTTAAAGGTTGCTATGCTTTATGGGTATTGTAATGTGCCTTTATGGAGGCATGCAAAcacttcactctgtgtgtgtgtgtgtgtgtgtgtgtgtgtgtgtgagagagagagcgcttgcacatgcacatatgtgtgtgtgactgggtTATATAGTGTGTCTGCACTATACATTGTTCAGGCTTATCTGACTCGTTCTGAATCGGTATTGATTTCCTCTcttctgctttctctctctctctctctccctccctccttccctgcctccctcctctgtctctcctggCTCTgtaccagcagcagcaaagcagATCCTTTACCTTCCACCCTGATTTCATTGCTGCTCTCTggtcatctctctctgtctttggaCGAGACAGGACACATTTTGTATATGTAGCCACGGTTGCTGTAAATGTTGTGACACTCAGTAAATATGAGTCAATACTTTACAACAAGATCTCCCTCAAAcatactgtaaaacaaaagtgggttaaatatttcaaatgataTTTGGTAAGATGAGATAGTTGTTGTTATTAAGTGCCACAAACATAGACATGCGTGGCACCTGATAACAATAAAGCCCTCATTGTAACAATCACCACATGTTTTATGGATAGgatctgttttaaaaatgacttataTAAGGTGTAGGAGGAGGAAATATATGAACCTGCTGCTCACAGTTGTTGAATGTGCTTATCATTTTGCCGCCATGTGTCATTGAAATCATTAATCCAACACACATGAAGtagcaatgttgtttttttatatatatttaataattcaaGCTCTTAAATTGGAAGTGAAACCTTCTCCTGGTGCTGAACAGACCAGAAGCTTTCTCTGAGTTCACACATCAGCAGTAGTGGCTGTTAAAGGTGAAAACACCAGACAAAAACAAGTGCCATTTTTTCTGAATAGGAATGGGTAAAGTATAACTTTTCAAATGTAACTTTATTGTGCCCAATAGGAGAAAGTATTGCACAGTGATGAGATTAAGTATTACACTTTGTAGGTTATTTTACTATGAGTGAGAGGCTGCGTTTTTATAATAGCAGGGTTTATTTTAACAGACCATAACATGTGATCATcacatttcctatttggttttttaaaaaaggaaaaagttatttatgaaaaagaaaaacgacataaaatataaaactataaatcacctaaatgaaaaagtaatattattagatatcaAGTTCATATTATTATGGATACTCAatgttatatttaaacattaGTTTACAGGTTTTTCTTTACTGTTCCAGACGAACAAAAGTGTTTGAAaggaagataaaaataaaaatttggaaaaataacaggaaaaacataaacatttaaaagactCCTAGGGCTTCAATAGAACAGTGTGCCACAGCAAAGACGCCGAATATAAAACTATAAAGAGTTTTATATCGACCGAACCAGtctgaagggggaaaaaaaaacattctataACACGTTCGTGAGCGTTGTGGAAAAATATCTCTCAGCAAAATGATGTCAAAAACCCTCTTCTtacttttctgtcattttgtttgtttcgttTTCATCGACATTTTCATCGTATTCACTTCAGCTATTTGATATAGACCGAGCTGAGAGCTCTGACTTGTTTTGgagtaaataaagaaataaaaaaaatgaaataaaaaataaaaacaaaaaacaaaactaaagtAGCACAAGACGagctgacattttatagactgTAAACCGATATGTGACAGGCTGTAAAGCTGTCGATCACTCCTGCAGACAAGACAACACAGGCTTTACATCGACAAATAAACGAAAGCTTTCAAATAATCCAATCCTAATCAATGGAGAGTATTTTAAAGAGTGAATGGACGGTTTggtttcactgctgctgtttgtgaggaggaggatgatggtggaggaggaggaggaagggaagaGGGGAAGGCACTCGAGCGTTTTACTTCCCAGCAATGAATAGGCCTATAATATGATCAATATAATCAATAAACGTACATCTGAGAGGTGTGATTGACGCCAAACTGTTTCTCGCCTGCAGTAGTCCGTCCAGGGCGGGAGAGGGCCCGTCTCACCGCACACAAAGCCCGATCTCATCCGTCCGTCCAGGCGTCGACTAGCAGCAGCACGGTGCGGTTAGTTCACCGTCTGCACCCCCCTacatccccccacccccccatccaccgcacacacacacacacacacacacacacacagacacacgcacgcacgcacacacacacacacacccacacccacacccacccacacacacacacacacacacacactgatgtttcACTCAGAGAGTTTAGATTATGCACTTCAAGTTATACAACATTTACATGCTTATTCTTAATCTTAGTGAGTTATAAGTTTATTTCAACTATGCAAACatgaaacaataacaaacatttatattatatatgtatatataattatatatatatatatatatataattatatatatatacatatataattaaatatatatatatatatatatttaaatggaGTTTGTTGAAATTATGAGGAAATATAAAAagtgggttagggtaagggaaaaaaatactgaaatttattttttttgcagtgattttGTGTCGATTTGCTTTCACTTGTAAATCCTAGAGCTgcttaattaaatatttaattgcgatttggtttgatgtaaaaaaacaaacacccaaAACGTTTTAAAGTCACTTCACACTTAAAATGTATCTCTATAATCTACATACAAAATATTTACAGCATCTATTAGTTAGTtagaaaacaaagttaaaaaaaatttcatTTAAGGTAGATAATTGCAAATACTGTTTCAAattgtgagagaaaaaaatcctatCATGTGCCATTAGTACATCCACACATGCTGCCCTAATTCAGTGAAATAGTGAAGTTGCTGCACAGCCACTCAGACAATCGCTGGATCCACACACAAGAGGTTCAAATAAGGCAGTTGATCTGTTCCCATGTGGAAGAGGTGACACGAGCAAGCACCACTCGAGATTGTGGAGCGTCCACACTTGTCTCTTCAGAAAAGCTCATTTGGTAATGAGGCGCCTAAAGATAGCCTTCAGTGTGGTGCTTGTCTCAGGAGAGGATGCTGTAATGAGcagctccctctcctcctcctccccggtGCTCCTATTCATTGCTGTGGGGGAAAGGGGATGTTCACGGAAGCCAGAGGAGTCCCATTAGATATGAACCTGTATTGATTATCAGAAATATGTACTGACCACACACCAGCCTCGTGCTGAATTGCCTTCACTTGGTTATAGGGAGGTGCATGGACGTGTTGCCTCGCAGAGTTGCGTGTGCAGCTGATGGAGGAGAAGCAGAGTGGTGTTGGCATTGTAAAATGGCCGGTAGCACAAGTTGTTGGAAAACAAGCATTACATATTAAATTATCACTATATTAGCACTAGCATTCAGTCATTACATTAGGGAGTATTGAGTTTAGTTTGAGACAGCACTTAGAGAGCCGCGAGGAGATTCTGGCTTGGCTGGGCCTCGACCAATTGAATAAACGTTCCATGAAATGGTTCTGAAGTGCAGATCAATCAATATGGGGGGGCTATCAATCGGAGggcaaattaaaacaattgaGAAAAACATCAAGAGTTGAAGAAGTGGAGAAGTGATGGAGTGATGTATCAGAGGAGGCTCTGCGCGTGCACACGGGGACAGAACACACCACCTCCATGCATCTTCTGGGGGGAGAACGTCTTGTAATTATGCTTTGCTTGCAGTAACAAAGCATGAACAATGGCAACtcaaacacacgcacgcgcgcgcacacacgtgcacatttCTATTGATCTCCGCCTCACAGTCAAACCCGTTTACTGCTGTTGTCTAAACCCGCTGTAAAATCATCAATCATTTGCATACACACCACCTTCACATGTATTCCGTCCATCCCTCCGTTTCCCCCCTTCATCTCATTCCCTTTTTCACGTTCATGAACGAAAATAGCCCCATGTCTCAGTATTTTATAATccaattttaaaacattttttttaaaaacccagtGCCATGTCTGAGACGTttttttgtcctcctcctcagactgCCTCTCTTTTCCGCCACATCTCTTTTGTTCTTCCACAGATAAACAatttatgtctgtctgtctgtcacaacgCGCGCTCTTGAGCTATATtcccaaacacacacgcgcacacgctctctcacacacatacacacacacacaccttggtTTCGTGGATCGATAGGGATCGATCGGGTGGGGAAGGGAGCCCTGATTACTGGACCACGTGTTCGGGAGAAAACCGCGGAAAATCGATCATTGCAGCTTTTTAGGGCAGCAGAACAGAACAGACTCCCTCCATTCTCCACAGTTAGAGCCAAGCCAACTGCCGGTGCAtgcacggcacgacacggcacggcACGGACCACTTCTCTGTCAGCATTTCCCATTATTACCACGCTCACTGTGTGGATACAGTTAATCCACTGTAGCCTCTTTCGCCATTAGAGCAAAGTTAATGCTTCATATGAACAGGTTGCAGTCCATTATCAACACTCTACACTGACTGTAGCCACTTTATATGACTGATGAACATTTCACAGGCCTTCCATGCGTTTTTAAATTGATTCCTTATTCCCCAGGTGGCTACTggtttcacttcacttcactgcaATTTGCAATTTGACTTGAATCGTCCTTTAAATCCTCCCTCTTTACTGACAATAAGTTAGTATAATATTCACAATAGCAGCAACATTGACAAGAgatgtttttgaaaaacataaaaaaataaaggaagagCTTTAAATACATAGCTCAACATAGcgaattattaataataacaataacagaaaCGTAACAACAATTAAATCTATCTGAGTCCTTGCATGATCGCAAGGTGGTCTCACTGTTAATATTTCTAAAAGTGGAGCCATGATCAAATATCTCAGCTTTTGactttcacagtaaaaaaaaaaccaaaaacgtttttttaaatagttcttcttctctttttcattaTCTGTCTTCCCTCCCCACTCATACTTGATAAATGTCCACGTGACTTCATTGTTTTCACCCCCAAAATTCCTTTCATGACACACACTCATGATTACCATGAACTTGTAAAGAAATGAATAACATAATATTTGGATGGAATATAAAGTAATTCCCCAAACATTCCCATCAGTCCTTTAAATTGTGCTTAGTTTCCCTTTAGACTGTGTCCAAGTATAAAACCCTGTGACATAATCACCATGTGACTTGTTACTTCATTCCTCTCAattctgcattttaaatgaactctGCTCTGTCGTGTCTcttcccctccttctctctccagCATGTAAACGTAAGGAGGAAGACCGAGGACGAGAGCGGAACCAGGTGCCAAAGAAGCAGCGACTGGTCTTTACCGACCTGCAGCGTCGCACCTTGGTAGCCATCTTCAGAGAGAACCGCCGCCCCTCCAAAGAGATGCAGATCACCATCTCTCAGCAGCTGGGCCTGGAGCTCTCCACCGTCTCCAACTTCTTCATGAACTCACGCCGCCGCTGCCC encodes:
- the onecut3b gene encoding one cut domain family member 2 isoform X2 — its product is MELTMENIHSVSSAHSQARDLMSSPHARPSPSPISTPRNLVSHDPGSRSAMVTGMASLLEGSGGDYRTDPSALSGHLHPSISMCESGMSLSNTYTTLTPLQHLPPISTVSDKFHHPHSHHHAAAAHQRLSAGNVSGSFTLMRDDHRGLASMGNLYSHYPKEMSVSGMGHGSLSPLSSGLGSLHNSQQPLSAYGPSAHLSNDAKMLSPVSGFESHASMLSRSDQEHLVRSLGGHGHGMISNLNGMHHHPHTHLHSQANGAVMLGERERHGHAGGGHGVAGSNIQAEEINTKEVAQRITAELKRYSIPQAIFAQRILSRSQGTLSDLLRNPKPWSKLKSGRETFRRMWKWLQEPEFQRISALRLAVVRPGRERARLTAHKARSHPSVQASTSSSTVRM
- the onecut3b gene encoding hepatocyte nuclear factor 6 isoform X1, producing the protein MELTMENIHSVSSAHSQARDLMSSPHARPSPSPISTPRNLVSHDPGSRSAMVTGMASLLEGSGGDYRTDPSALSGHLHPSISMCESGMSLSNTYTTLTPLQHLPPISTVSDKFHHPHSHHHAAAAHQRLSAGNVSGSFTLMRDDHRGLASMGNLYSHYPKEMSVSGMGHGSLSPLSSGLGSLHNSQQPLSAYGPSAHLSNDAKMLSPVSGFESHASMLSRSDQEHLVRSLGGHGHGMISNLNGMHHHPHTHLHSQANGAVMLGERERHGHAGGGHGVAGSNIQAEEINTKEVAQRITAELKRYSIPQAIFAQRILSRSQGTLSDLLRNPKPWSKLKSGRETFRRMWKWLQEPEFQRISALRLAACKRKEEDRGRERNQVPKKQRLVFTDLQRRTLVAIFRENRRPSKEMQITISQQLGLELSTVSNFFMNSRRRCPERWDTEEHGAHGAHGNVHTPHGHSTNNNNASLIQPGTSSATTFSKA